Proteins encoded together in one Streptomyces sp. NBC_01216 window:
- a CDS encoding DUF742 domain-containing protein, translating into MGTPPGNSPFNGFGAQQPHGNPGHNHFNFPSTPSRQGAQQPYRQSQSQQSPVGAPGSSRGGGTSGSGAHNPLVRPYAMTGGRTRPRYQLAIEALVSTTADPSRLQGQLPEHQRICRLCFEIKSVAEISALLSIPLGVARILVADLAEAGLVAIHQPGGDEAVGGQPDVTLLERVLSGLRKL; encoded by the coding sequence GTGGGAACACCCCCGGGCAATAGCCCGTTCAATGGTTTTGGTGCTCAGCAGCCGCACGGTAACCCCGGGCACAACCACTTCAACTTTCCCTCCACGCCCAGCAGACAGGGTGCACAGCAGCCCTATCGGCAGTCGCAGTCCCAGCAGTCGCCCGTGGGCGCGCCCGGCTCTTCCCGGGGCGGCGGCACCAGCGGGTCGGGCGCACACAACCCGCTGGTGCGCCCGTACGCGATGACCGGCGGCCGGACCCGGCCGCGTTACCAGCTCGCCATCGAGGCGCTGGTCAGCACGACGGCCGACCCGTCCAGGCTGCAGGGGCAGTTGCCCGAGCACCAGCGGATCTGCCGGTTGTGCTTCGAGATCAAGTCGGTCGCAGAGATCTCGGCTCTTCTCTCCATTCCCCTCGGCGTTGCCCGGATCCTCGTCGCCGACCTGGCGGAGGCCGGACTTGTCGCCATCCACCAGCCCGGCGGCGACGAAGCCGTCGGCGGTCAGCCAGACGTGACACTGCTCGAAAGGGTGCTCAGTGGACTTCGCAAGCTCTAG
- a CDS encoding GTP-binding protein translates to MDFASSSGGAARSTTSAKIVVAGGFGVGKTTFVGAVSEINPLRTEAVMTSASAGIDDLTHTGDKTTTTVAMDFGRITLDQDLILYLFGTPGQDRFWFMWDDLVRGAIGAVVLVDTRRLADCFPAVDYFENSGLPFVIALNGFDGHQPYQPEEVREALQIGPDTPIIITDARHRADAKSALITLVEHALMARLR, encoded by the coding sequence GTGGACTTCGCAAGCTCTAGCGGCGGCGCGGCCCGTTCAACCACCAGCGCGAAGATCGTGGTGGCGGGTGGCTTCGGCGTGGGCAAGACCACGTTCGTCGGCGCCGTCTCGGAGATCAACCCGCTGCGTACCGAGGCCGTGATGACGTCTGCTTCCGCGGGCATCGACGACCTCACGCACACCGGCGACAAGACGACGACGACTGTCGCGATGGACTTCGGCCGTATCACCCTGGACCAGGACCTGATCCTGTACCTCTTCGGTACGCCCGGACAGGACCGCTTCTGGTTCATGTGGGACGACCTGGTACGCGGCGCCATCGGCGCCGTCGTCCTCGTCGACACGCGCCGCCTCGCCGACTGCTTCCCCGCCGTCGACTACTTCGAGAACTCCGGCCTGCCGTTCGTCATCGCCCTCAACGGCTTCGACGGACACCAGCCCTACCAGCCGGAAGAGGTCCGCGAGGCCCTCCAGATCGGCCCGGACACCCCGATCATCATCACGGACGCCCGCCACCGCGCGGACGCCAAGAGCGCGCTCATCACCCTGGTCGAGCATGCGCTGATGGCACGACTGCGCTGA